The Trichoderma atroviride chromosome 5, complete sequence genome contains a region encoding:
- a CDS encoding uncharacterized protein (EggNog:ENOG41): protein MATTFHHFPRLPSELRTRIWNLAARPRLVHISITPTVMKPWKRTGDYDFASPTSPPALMHVCQESRQCAPYQKAFFTTLPDESEARYIWVNFEQDMICVEDDNLDRLSPHDAEIRRLRFTIPTGDRGDLVFEVFGRSSNVILESFTSLRELQLAIAESFLAWGSTWTGPGYGECPRENVRFLDLNTGLLLTGPQLEMAYDWSWQQGGKSIGYGQL from the coding sequence ATGGCTACCACCTTTCATCACTTCCCGCGTCTCCCCTCTGAGCTCCGCACTCGGATTTGGAACCTAGCAGCTCGTCCGCGTCTCGTCCACATCAGCATAACACCGACGGTTATGAAGCCATGGAAGCGTACTGGGGACTATGACTTTGCTTCGCCAACGTCGCCCCCTGCTCTCATGCATGTGTGTCAGGAGTCCCGTCAATGTGCTCCATATCAGAAAGCATTCTTCACAACCTTGCCTGATGAATCCGAAGCCCGGTATATCTGGGTCAACTTTGAACAAGACATGATCTGCGTGGAGGATGATAACTTGGACCGACTTTCGCCACACGACGCTGAGATTCGGCGGCTTAGGTTCACGATACCGACTGGGGACCGCGGGGATTTAGTGTTTGAGGTCTTTGGCCGCTCCAGCAATGTCATTCTGGAGAGCTTTACGTCGCTgcgggagctgcagctggctaTAGCAGAATCTTTTTTGGCTTGGGGGTCAACGTGGACTGGCCCTGGATACGGAGAGTGTCCCCGGGAAAATGTCAGGTTCCTTGACCTCAATACGGGGCTCTTGTTGACTGGTCCtcagctggagatggcataTGATTGGTCTTGGCAGCAAGGGGGGAAGAGTATTGGATATGGACAGCTTTGA
- a CDS encoding uncharacterized protein (EggNog:ENOG41) — protein sequence MQQPGYKLGSEIMPSSVYQKLDSSLREIRLLSPASLENGTTWKLTTFALETSPPFTALSYLWGNAAEKVDIEVNSQLFPVTSSLALALRHITCHWRQQFPCRPIVEFRLWADALCINQNDVKEREEQVKLMATLYSTAEIVMSSLGPSTEAMKVTFDTLHLVHSEVRNLDENCTIETSLNWMQKHSVLIEADVGLPDDQFDANKSWRLLREFLYMPYWRRAWVVQELVLAKSLLFFSESHTLDPGALFATLQWFQGTKQIAKDKVVRRPHWLIPSVWNFLTYDNLLGWKAILRIYSARTQDHNSRSSRLVLSCAGSDLQATDPRDLIYGTMGLTKMGFDPDYSTNSSLGILYAKFMAWWLDEVTALQTEDSDWTFNHLDLLGEAGIGQVDDNDENIALARSLPSWIPNFPLHGKIYTPHILISPKTAHARVFPEDTPLPQVKNLSLFVPAIILDNIVEVDKVKFIKEKHGLLEFVVSYLSSTS from the exons ATGCAACAGCCTGGCTATAAGCTTGGTTCCGAAATAATGCCGTCCAGCGTTTACCAGAAGCTAGATAGTTCTCTGCGCGAAATTCGACTATTATCACCTGCATCGCTGGAAAATGGAACTACATGGAAGCTGACGACGTTCGCACTCGAGACTTCTCCCCCATTCACAGCGTTATCATATCTCTGGGGAAATGCCGCTGAAAAAGTCGACATTGAAGTTAATAGTCAACTTTTTCCAGTCACCTCGAGTCTTGCATTAGCCCTTAGACATATAACATGTCATTGGCGACAACAATTCCCGTGCCGACCAATAGTGGAATTTCGTCTCTGGGCAGACGCTTTATGTATCAATCAGAACGATGTCAAAGAACGGGAAGAACAAGTGAAGCTGATGGCTACCCTTTATTCCACGGCGGAAATTGTAATGAGCTCCCTTGGCCCATCAACTGAGGCAATGAAGGTGACCTTTGatactcttcatcttgtgcATAGCGAGGTGAGGAACCTCGATGAAAATTGCACGATTGAGACCAGCTTGAATTGGATGCAAAAGCACTCGGTGCTAATTGAGGCCGATGTGGGACTACCGGATGACCAGTTTGACGCTAACAAGTCTTGGAGACTTCTCCGAGAGTTTTTATACATGCCATACTGGCGTCGCGCATGGGTTGTTCAGGAATTGGTTTTGGCAAAAAgtcttctgtttttttcGGAATCACATACTCTCGATCCCGGTGCTTTGTTCGCCACCCTTCAGTGGTTCCAAGGAACAAAACAAATTGCAAAAGACAAAGTCGTTAGACGTCCTCATTGGCTTATTCCCTCGGTCTGGAACTTCCTCACGTACGACAATCTATTGGGATGGAAGGCTATTCTGCGGATTTATTCCGCGAGGACTCAAGACCACAACAGTCGTTCCTCCAGGCTTGTCCTTTCATGTGCGGGGAGCGATCTTCAGGCCACAGATCCAAGGGATCTCATATACGGTACCATGGGGCTGACCAAGATGGGATTCGACCCGGATTATTCCACTAATTCGTCTTTGGGTATACTGTATGCGAAATTCATGGCTTGGTGGTTAGATGAAGTAACAGCTCTGCAGACTGAGGACTCCGACTGGACTTTCAATCACCTGGATTTGCTGGGTGAGGCTGGGATTGGACAAGTCGATGATAACGACGAAAATATAGCGTTAGCCCGCAGCCTCCCGTCATGGATCCCAAACTTCCCCCTCCATGGAAAGATCTATACTCCACATATTTTAATATCACCGAAAACTGCGCATGCAAGGGTTTTCCCAGAAGATACACCTCTACCGCAAGTCAAAAACCTGAGCCTCTTTGTTCCGGCGATCATTCTAGATAACATTGTGGAAGTTGATAAAGTCAAGTTTATCAAAGAGAAACATGGCTTGTTGGAGTTTGTTGTTTCATATTTGTCAAG CACGTCATGA
- a CDS encoding uncharacterized protein (EggNog:ENOG41): MAFPLRASPPVVAGEQFLSIPSGDRAELDCSGALQQVNVLHLGLEFASLASGLQSSDPYPLDMAAQDPSFWDSFLDLGSLHQCPNAGFPQVMFPENFFPSQAGASVSASDSNQHLPESRAPVPSFLAARASPEPNLGQAMRFDDYIQKAWKIQSARVAKGQANPIIMGTFDPVLSSRDSDDIWCPEDLAHVSPLPRQKYNQIVAKFESLNSTTKAGYKQFSTGAFPSITACNAFMQLFFEEFDPLFPFIHKPTFDPGHEHWLVILALVTIGCRYSKISAAADCVDIFQEFLRRAFHVAIEEDYRVTHEPWLAQAGLLNQIGLQFSSDLRLTESAQSIRSLIASVCRKVNCFNEVGPRVHGVDPRQPCTEAWRLWSRKESMCRLAYSVWLLDSQNALFFDLPPIIPTDLLRLPMPGTEELWRASTAATWLEVLQKQGKDDQPLSIRQELNNLYRNKTYSQNLGDFSTLLLVLGVFRTALRYRHCLEDGFWSPPSFAGDGLQPDNVQDITPETFPGTSRAMEYLRILCSGIEELPRLSSLKSAILIHHHSIGILLGISIGELFCYSGYRVSSDDILECQNRLRTWIRQRGGEARQVALHAGKLYGCIRHSNMYAYFEGRAMMASCQALWIYGEISGASAQQNVERVLDQNQVTIAPIFRLDQKNSQHDEQTWLERGASIRPYLAGVGCILGSDGAARLIQEVVRVLCDAPTWGRCLAMGKGLQLLHRIRSVAAS; encoded by the exons ATGGCCTTTCCTCTCCGGGCATCCCCCCCGGTTGTGGCCGGCGAGCAGTTCCTTTCAATCCCGTCCGGGGACAGGGCTGAGCTGGACTGCTCAGGAGCATTGCAACAGGTCAATGTCCTGCATCTAGGCCTCGAATTTGCGTCTCTGGCCTCTGGGCTCCAGTCCTCTGATCCATACCCCCTCGACATGGCTGCACAGGATCCATCTTTCTGGGACAGCTTTCTGGACCTTGGCTCGCTCCATCAGTGCCCAAACGCCGGCTTTCCACAGGTAATGTTTCCAGAGAATTTCTTTCCTTCGCAAGCAGGCGCTTCGGTTTCTGCGTCGGACTCGAACCAACACCTACCGGAGTCTCGCGCACCCGTGCCGAGCTTCCTTGCCGCGAGAGCCAGCCCCGAGCCAAATTTGGGCCAAGCAATGAGGTTTGACGATTATATACAAAAGGCATGGAAAATTCAAAGTGCGAGGGTCGCCAAGGGACAGGCTAACCCTATCATAATGGGCACCTTTGATCCAGTACTCTCCTCGAGGGATAGTGACGACATATGGTGCCCCGAGGACCTCGCCCACGTCAGCCCTCTTCCTAGACAAAAGTACAATCAAATCGTAGCAAAGTTTGAATCCTTGAACAGCACGACCAAAGCTGGGTACAAGCAGTTTTCGACTGGCGCTTTCCCTTCCATTACTGCCTGCAACGCGTTtatgcagctcttcttcgaaGAATTCGATCCACTTTTCCCCTTCATCCACAAACCGACCTTTGACCCTGGTCACGAGCATTGGCTGGTAATCCTTGCTTTGGTGACAATTGGGTGTCGCTACTCCAAGatctctgctgccgctgatTGCGTGGATATTTTCCAAGAATTTCTTCGCCGTGCCTTTCATGTCGCA attgaagaggacTACCGGGTAACGCATGAGCCATGGTTAGCTCAGGCTGGTTTACTGAACCAGATTGGTTTGCAATTTTCAAGTGACCTCAGGCTCACTGAGTCTGCCCAGTCTATCCGTAGCCTCATCGCATCAGTATGCCGAAAAGTCAATTGTTTCAACGAAGTAGGACCACGCGTTCATGGCGTTGACCCCAGGCAACCATGCACGGAGGCATGGAGGCTGTGGAGTCGTAAAGAGAGTATGTGCCGGCTGGCATATTCGGTCTGG CTTCTTGATAGCCAGAATGCTTTATTTTTTGACCTGCCACCAATCATCCCGACAGATTTGCTTCGGCTGCCAATGCCCGGCACAGAGGAGCTGTGGCGGGCTTCTACCGCAGCTACGTGGCTTGAAGTCCTCCAGAAGCAAGGCAAGGACG ATCAGCCCCTGAGCATCAGACAGGAGTTAAACAATTTGTACAGAAACAAGACGTACTCGCAGAATCTCGGTGATTTCTCCACCCTGCTCCTTGTTTTGGGTGTCTTCCGAACTGCGCTAAGGTACCGCCACTGTCTGGAAGACGGATTCTGGTCACCACCCAGTTTTGCTGGAGACGGCCTGCAACCTGATAATGTCCAGGATATAACGCCAGAAACGTTCCCAGGCACTAGCAGAGCCATGGAATACCTGCGGATACTATGTTCGGGGATTGAGGAGCTGCCCAGGCTGTCTTCGCTCAAGTCTGCAATCCTGATACACCATCACTCGATCGGCATCCTTCTCGGTATATCCATAGGTGAGCTCTTTTGCTACTCCGGATACCGTGTATCGAGCGATGATATTCTCGAATGCCAAAACCGTCTCCGGACTTGGATACGACAACGCGGTGGAGAGGCTCGCCAGGTCGCCTTACACGCGGGCAAGCTGTACGGCTGCATTCGTCATTCCAACATGTATGCGTATTTTGAGGGCCGTGCGATGATGGCTTCTTGCCAGGCCCTTTGGATCTACGGAGAGATATCCGGTGCGTCTGCACAACAGAACGTTGAGCGAGTTCTCGATCAAAACCAAGTAACCATAGCGCCAATATTTCGCCTGGACCAGAAGAATAGCCAGCACGACGAGCAGACCTGGCTGGAACGAGGCGCTTCGATTCGCCCCTACCTGGCGGGTGTGGGCTGTATCCTCGGCTCGGATGGTGCAGCGCGGCTTATCCAGGAGGTTGTCCGGGTCTTATGCGATGCTCCTACTTGGGGGCGCTGTCTAGCCATGGGAAAGGGGCTACAATTACTCCATCGAATCCGGTCGGTAGCTGCCTCTTAA
- a CDS encoding uncharacterized protein (EggNog:ENOG41~SECRETED:SignalP(1-18)), whose product MQASLLIGLLLLATKVLAGGFAGALDRVWLFYAYQIDELNEPAQRTLGRKCKSWDPSTTKCRLNKKTGQEW is encoded by the coding sequence ATGCAAGCCAGTCTTTTGATCGGCTTACTCCTCCTCGCTACAAAGGTCTTGGCCGGTGGTTTCGCCGGTGCACTGGACCGTGTGTGGCTGTTCTATGCCTACCAAATCGATGAACTGAACGAACCAGCTCAGCGAACACTTGGGAGAAAATGCAAATCTTGGGACCCTTCAACAACTAAATGCAGACTCAACAAGAAGACTGGGCAAGAATGGTGA
- a CDS encoding uncharacterized protein (EggNog:ENOG41) gives MSNVEWGFDTTGVSVVRAFSDRVNGKTILITGPSPGGIGAKIATDLSEGASPAHIILAGRDLVKIQPLTAELHKLNASIRVDLVQLDLASLESVRKAAKEIADMTNQIHYVFNNAGIMATKDFTKTVDNIEAQFAINHVGHFLLTGLLLPLITKASTAAAVSGDHSLPDGKEYGPWLGYGQAKSANIIFAKVLSKKLESFNATSFSATPGLVLETNLQSTVDNDVWASVGEAYDKAWEGRDKPPFEEPKPLACGASTPLRAALDPTLSTTPGEYLMDCKIMDESAKLDHIKGSEVGEKLWGLSEKLVGQTFSVN, from the exons ATGTCAAATGTAGAATGGGGATTTGACACGACTGGTGTCTCAGTCGTACGGGCATTTTCTGACAGAGTCAATGGGAAAACCA TTTTAATCACTGGCCCTAGCCCTGGGGGTATCGGAGCAAAGATTGCAACCGATCTTAGTGAGGGCGCATCCCCAGCTCATATCATTTTGGCCGGCCGTGACTTAGTCAAAATACAACCACTTACCGCAGAATTACACAAGCTCAATGCTTCCATCAGAGTTGATCTTGTTCAGTTAGATCTTGCATCTCTTGAATCTGTCCGCAAGGCTGCTAAAGAGATTGCAGACATGACCAACCAGATTCACTACGTTTTTAACAATGCTGGTATCATGGCGACCAAAGATTTTACGAAGACGGTGGACAATATTGAAGCACAGTTTGCTATTAACCATGTCGGCCACTTTCTACTCACGGGTTTGCTCCTGCCGCTCATAACAAAGGCCTCAACCGCAGCTGCCGTATCAGGCGACCACAGCCTTCCG GATGGAAAGGAATACGGCCCTTGGCTAGGCTATGGCCAAGCAAAATCGGCAAACATAATATTCGCTAAGGTTCTATCGAAAAAGCTCGAAAGCTTCAACGCGACCTCATTTTCCGCCACCCCTGGTCTGGTTCTTGAAACAAATCTGCAGAGTACCGTCGACAATGATGTTTGGGCTTCTGTAGGGGAAGCGTATGATAAAGCATGGGAGGGTAGAGATAAGCCACCGTTTGAAGAGCCTAAGCCTCTTGCCTGTGGCGCGTCGACACCTCTTAGGGCTGCACTGGACCCAACGCTCTCCACTACTCCTGGTGAATATCTCATGGACTGCAAGATCATGGATGAATCGGCTAAGCTGGATCATATCAAGGGTAGTGAGGTTGGGGAGAAGCTATGGGGGCTGAGCGAGAAGCTTGTTGGCCAAACGTTTTCTGTGAACTAG
- a CDS encoding uncharacterized protein (EggNog:ENOG41~SECRETED:SignalP(1-18)), which yields MKSGVALALSWGITLTAASPHPELQWDPNTISTCREWFNNAGSDTCESIRSMLGISPEDFHKWNPSVGVDCKPWNYQSYCILTEEKWASYTSTHTTTKAKTTTTSSSSTHVPSPTSWNALGCYTDDDAKYPVLEKQVSSNDAALQIETCEDQCWKASNGTVLYADVKQGNQRWCGSFVGGQTTWNQTECNSPCSGNKQEICGSKGRINVFEPVTTTAKSKTTVAASSKIATITSSKTTTVTSSTTTITTFKQSSGAVKNQGIF from the coding sequence ATGAAGTCTGGCGTTGCTCTAGCTCTTAGCTGGGGCATCACCTTGACTGCCGCAAGCCCTCATCCTGAGCTTCAATGGGATCCAAACACCATTTCTACCTGCAGGGAATGGTTCAACAATGCTGGCTCAGATACTTGCGAGTCTATCCGCTCCATGCTTGGAATCTCTCCTGAAGATTTCCACAAGTGGAACCCTTCTGTTGGCGTAGACTGCAAGCCGTGGAATTACCAATCGTACTGCATTCTTACTGAGGAGAAATGGGCCAGTTATACTTCAACACATACTACCACCAAGGCAAAAACAACTaccacctcctcctcatctacGCATGTGCCGTCTCCCACTTCTTGGAACGCCCTGGGATGCTAtacagatgatgatgccaagTATCCTGTTTTGGAAAAACAAGTGAGCAGCAACGACGCTGCGCTCCAGATTGAGACGTGTGAGGACCAGTGCTGGAAGGCTTCCAACGGTACTGTTCTGTACGCTGATGTGAAGCAAGGCAACCAGCGCTGGTGTGGTAGCTTTGTCGGCGGACAGACGACCTGGAACCAGACGGAGTGCAACAGTCCATGCAGTGGGAACAAGCAAGAGATTTGCGGTAGTAAGGGCAGAATTAATGTCTTTGAGCCTGTAACTACTACTGCCAAGTCGAAGACTACTGTAGCTGCTAGCTCTAAGATTGCAACTATTACCAGCTCTAAGACTACTACAGTAACTTCGAGTACTACAACTATTACTACTTTTAAGCAATCTTCTGGAGCAGTTAAGAACCAAGGTATATTCTAG
- a CDS encoding uncharacterized protein (EggNog:ENOG41) produces the protein MDYKDNYKPLGAITTVDESDDRYIAHINEEFEVGDGDRIRLNVFLPRSGGPKFPVLMTATPYGKDVPFIDNEVYKRFAADLPETMKSNHLSWEAPAPSWWCPHGYAVVIMDHRGSGASSGASRPFSTQNWDDYAKAIEWAADQPWSIGKIGLTGISYLALNQWPTAARQPRGLACMVPWEGLGDYYREGGRHGGIYHSFMDVWYLRQIMRNHYGNRNRSNGNWGPTSPEGKLGDSELEELHQRFPKFLLENEWIDDEWYKDHMVGENYSSIQVPLLSAGNWGGIGLHLRGNVLGYMRASSQYKFLRIHTGRHDLPYYFEPYITYQKSFLDCFLKGDDYDGWKTGKQAPVAFAVRRGTQSPGSMQGELEFKFRDEKEWPLARTNYEKHYLTANKMLSKEKPSVEATFSYQAPAGEGIQFITPVAEEEYEVTGHGHVRLAVSLTDHKGESEPDLDVYVALRKINAQGNESSYSSSLGSPTPVVFGWLRASHRTIDPNPYPDSFHLPVPVPSHKRSDKKEVRNGEVYDLQIELWPTNVVVEKGEHLVLEISPKDPAGVDLFVCHDLIDRDERKLCGMNNIHIGKDYESYVVLPIV, from the exons ATGGATTACAAAGACAACTACAAGCCACTTGGGGCTATTACAACTGTTGACGAGAGTGATGATCGCTACATTGCCCATATTAACGAGGAGTTTGAGGTTGGTGACGGTGATCGCATACGCCTAAATGTCTTTCTTCCTCGCTCAGGGGGGCCTAAGTTCCCTGTTCTCATGACGGCAACCCCTTACGGAAAAGATGT GCCTTTTATCGACAACGAAGTGTATAAAAGATTTGCAGCAGATCTTCCTGAGACCATGAAGAGCAATCATTTGTCGTGGGAGGCACCTGCGCCGAGCTGGTGGTGCCCTCACGGCTACGCAGTTGTTATAATGGATCACCGAGGTTCAGGTGCCTCCAGTGGCGCGTCGAGGCCGTTCAGCACCCAAAATTGGGATG ATTACGCCAAAGCCATCGAGTGGGCTGCAGACCAGCCATGGTCAATTGGCAAGATTGGTCTGACAGGAATATCCTACTTGGCCCTTAACCAG TGGCCAACGGCAGCACGCCAACCCCGAGGTCTCGCATGCATGGTGCCTTGGGAGGGCTTGGGTGACTATTACCGGGAGGGAGGCCGCCATGGCGGTATCTATCATAGT TTCATGGATGTCTGGTATCTCAGGCAGATTATGCGAAACCACTATGGCAACCGGAACAGGTCCAATGGTAACTGGGGCCCAACGTCACCCGAAGGCAAGCTCGGTGACTCCGAGTTGGAAGAATTGCACCAGAGGTTTCCAAAGTTCCTCCTTGAAAATGAATGGATCGATGACGAATGGTACAAAGATCACATGGTTGGTGAAAACTACTCTAGCATTCAGGTTCCACTGCTCAGTGCAGGCAATTGG GGCGGAATTGGTTTGCATCTCCGAGGTAATGTCTTGGGCTATATGCGAGCGAGTTCTCAGTACAAATTCCTGCGTATACACACTGGGCGCCATGATCTGCCTTACTACTTTGAACCATATATTACGTATCAAAAGTCATTCCTTGACTGCTTTCTCAAGGGGGACGACTATGACGGCTGGAAGACCGGCAAACAGGCCCCCGTCGCGTTTGCAGTTCGCCGCGGCACACAATCACCAGGTAGCATGCAAGGTGAACTGGAATTCAAGTTCCGTGACGAAAAGGAGTGGCCGCTCGCCCGCACAAATTATGAGAAACATTATCTTACTGCTAACAAGATGCTATCAAAAGAGAAACCCTCTGTTGAGGCTACCTTCTCTTACCAAGCACCAGC TGGGGAAGGTATTCAATTCATTACTCCAGTGGCCGAAGAGGAGTATGAAGTAACAGGGCACGGGCATGTCCGTCTTGCTGTCTCCTTGACCGATCATAAAGGCGAAAGCGAGCCAGACCTTGACGTTTATGTTGCTCTTCGAAAGATCAACGCACAAGGGAATGAGTCTTCGTACAGCTCTAGCCTAGGAAGCCCTACACCTGTAGTGTTTGGCTGGCTTCGCGCTTCACATCGCACCATCGACCCAAACCCATACCCCGACAGTTTCCACCTTCCAGTACCGGTGCCAAGTCACAAAAGGTCTGACAAGAAAGAGGTGAGAAACGGCGAGGTATACGATCTGCAGATTGAGCTTTGGCCTACAAACGTGGTCGTAGAAAAAGGTGAACATCTGGTGCTTGAGATTTCGCCCAAGGACCCTGCAGGCGTAGATCTCTTTGTCTGCCACGACCTAATTGACAG GGATGAGAGAAAGCTGTGTGGAATGAATAACATCCATATTGGCAAGGACTACGAAAGTTATGTCGTCTTGCCAATTGTTTAG
- a CDS encoding uncharacterized protein (EggNog:ENOG41) — MFASDEHGTLEDINSTDPDPEETAKKVYAHFLSQPKPKVPDWPGYRMIYQGNENYNASIDKVGKVVEKAAKAGKNTGDNKKLFQRFAQTTTQIKTARVGDHGPYLIDAAEKRLNPLGIDVVKDSVGSLGHNPADPSKAWQTVDWEQTMSGAIAGGEYSELEISVVTDHVREDFYSKEKTARDHRVVMQSFEIAENKANGCI, encoded by the coding sequence atgTTTGCTTCAGACGAACATGGCACCCTTGAGGATATCAACAGCACAGATCCCGACCCCGAAGAGACTGCGAAGAAGGTGTACGCTCACTTCTTGTCTCAGCCTAAGCCCAAGGTCCCCGATTGGCCAGGATACAGGATGATCTATCAAGGTAATGAGAATTACAATGCTAGCATCGACAAGGTTGGAAAGGTGGTAGAGAAAGCCGCAAAAGCTGGCAAAAACACGGGAGACAACAAAAAATTGTTTCAGCGCTTCGCTCAAACTACCACCCAGATCAAAACAGCCAGAGTGGGCGATCACGGCCCATATCTCATTGATGCAGCGGAAAAGAGGCTGAATCCGCTAGGGATTGATGTAGTGAAGGATAGCGTCGGTTCTTTGGGCCACAACCCGGCTGATCCTTCAAAGGCATGGCAGACGGTTGACTGGGAACAGACCATGTCGGGGGCAATTGCTGGCGGGGAGTACAGCGAGCTGGAAATTTCAGTGGTTACAGATCATGTGAGGGAGGACTTCTattcaaaagaaaaaacagctCGCGACCACCGAGTGGTTATGCAGTCTTTTGAAATAGCTGAGAACAAGGCCAACGGGTGTATCTGA